In a genomic window of Mycosarcoma maydis chromosome 5, whole genome shotgun sequence:
- a CDS encoding putative lanosterol synthase yields MTTTSPPLGKTDLSRWRLRVSDGGRHVWHYLRDDAECKAWPQSVEDKYWLGLATDLPELPKAKTPLDTARNGLSFYRHLQSSDGHWAGEYGGPMFLLPGIIIGMYATKTPIPEEWKIEIARYLWNRADKADGGWGIHIEGCSTVFGTALNYTVLRLIGVSADHPMMVKARGTLHKLGGATGIPSWGKLWLAILNCYEWEGMNPIPPELWLLPDWLPIHPWRWWIHTRMVYIPMGYLWGRKFKAEIDPLIESLRQELYVEPYESINWPAQRGNIASVDIFYPHTKTLKTLMALVGAYDNCHIPPLRRAGIKRAYELLVLEDENTSYQCLGPVNKMLNYVARWEVEGHDSHAMRMHREKLKDFMWIGPEGMMMTGTNGSQLWDTSFIAQAMVDSGLAAAQENRQLTQKLLDWLDECQIRDNPKHFKTCYRFATKGAWPFSTKEQGYVVSDCTAEGLKAVIMLQESVPYLSKQVSRERMHDSIDLLLTMQNPGGGFASYETINGPALLELINPAEVFGDIMIEYAYPECTTSVVTALLKFTKIDDYRKDDISKCVDSAVKYILRAQRDDGSWFGSWAICFTYATMFAVESLMLAGHTYDNSEAIRKACKFLESKQMHDGGWGETYKSCETGVYTPANKSQVVQTAWVIITLLHAKYPQKDRIRKAVKVIMDRQLADGSWAQEQIEGIFNRNCAISYPNYKFSFTIWALGKAARELDWSA; encoded by the exons ATGACCACCACAAGCCCTCCCCTCGGCAAGACCGATCTGTCTCGATGGAGGCTTCGAGTTTCGGACGGTGGTCGCCACGTCTGGCACTATCTTCGCGATGATGCTGAATGCAAGGCGTGGCCGCAATCCGTCGAAGACAAGTACTGGCTCGGTCTCGCCACAGATCTACCGGAGCTTCCAAAGGCCAAAACACCGCTCGATACTGCCAGGAACGGTCTCTCGTTCTACCGCCACCTCCAGTCTTCCGATGGCCACTGGGCAGGCGAATACGGTGGACCCATGTTTCTTCTACCAggcatcatcatcggcatGTACGCCACTAAGACGCCTATCCCCGAAGAATGGAAGATTGAGATTGCTCGATACCTCTGGAACCGCGCCGACAAGGCGGATGGCGGCTGGGGTATTCACATCGAAGGCTGTTCCACCGTCTTTGGTACTGCTCTCAACTACACCGTGCTGCGTCTCATCGGCGTGTCCGCAGACCATCCGATGATGGTCAAGGCGCGCGGTACGCTGCACAAGCTCGGCGGTGCAACAGGCATCCCTTCGTGGGGTAAGCTCTGGTTGGCGATCCTCAACTGCTATGAATGGGAGGGCATGAACCCCATCCCACCCGAGCTGTGGTTGTTGCCCGATTGGCTGCCGATCCATCCAtggaggtggtggatcCACACTCGAATGGTCTACATCCCCATGGGCTATCTGTGGGGTCGAAAGTTCAAAGCCGAGATCGATCCGTTGATCGAATCGTTGAGGCAAGAGCTGTATGTTGAACCGTACGAGTCGATCAACTGGCCAGCGCAGAGAGGCAACATTGCATCGGTCGACATCTTCTACCCGCAcaccaagacgctcaagacgctcatGGCGCTCGTCGGCGCCTACGACAACTGTCACATCCCTCCATTGAGGAGAGCAGGCATCAAGCGCGCCtacgagctgctcgtgctcgaagACGAAAACACGTCCTACCAATGCCTCGGTCCGGTCAACAAGATGCTCAACTACGTAGCACGCTGGGAGGTCGAGGGTCACGATAGCCACGCCATGCGAATGCATCGCGAAAAGCTTAAGGATTTCATGTGGATCGGTCCCGAGGGCATGATGATGACTGGAACCAACGGTAGTCAACTCTGGGACACATCCTTCATTGCCCAGGCCATGGTGGATTCCGGGCTTGCTGCAGCCCAAGAGAATCGTCAGCTCACACAAAAGTTGCTCGACTGGCTCGATGAATGTCAGATCCGCGACAATCCCAAGCATTTCAAAACATGCTATCGTTTCGCTACCAAGGGTGCTTGGCCTTTCTCGACAAAGGAGCAAGGCTACGTGGTATCGGATTGCACGGCTGAAGGTTTAAAAGCTGTCATCATGCTGCAAGAATCCGTGCCCTATCTGTCGAAACAAGTCTCTCGAGAACGCATGCATGATTCCATTGATTTGCTGCTCACCATGCAAAATCCAGGAGGTGGCTTTGCATCGTACGAAACCATCAACGGTCCCGCATTGCTCGAACTCATCAATCCGGCCGAAGTGTTTGGCGACATTATGATCGAGTATGCCTATCCCGAATGCACCACTTCCGTGGTCACTGCGCTGCTCAAATtcaccaagatcgacgactACCGTAAAGACGACATTAGCAAGTGCGTCGATAGTGCTGTCAAGTACATTCTACGTGCGCAGAGGGACGATGGGAGCTGGTTCGGCTCGTGGGCGATCTGCTTCACGTATGCTACCATGTTCGCCGTGGAAAGCTTGATGTTGGCCGGTCACACGTACGACAACAGTGAGGCAATCAGGAAAGCGTGCAAGTTTCTCGAGAGCAAACAGATGCATGATGGTGGATGGGGTGAGACGTACAAG TCGTGCGAAACGGGAGTATATACACCTGCGAACAAGTCGCAAGTGGTGCAAACAGCTTGGGTGATCATCACACTGCTACACGCCAAATATCCCCAAAAGGACCGCATCAGGAAAGCCGTCAAAGTCATCATGGATCGTCAACTTGCCGATGGTTCATGGGCGCAAGAACAGATCGAAGGCATTTTCAACAG GAACT GTGCCATCTCGTACCCGAACTACAAATTCAGCTTTACCATCTGGGCGTTGGGCAAAGCTGCGCGCGAACTCGATTGGAGTGCGTGA
- a CDS encoding putative theta class glutathione s-transferase, with the protein MQPLILYTAGTPNGQKVSNFTEELKAVYPDFKVDYHSISLGKNEQKEEWFLKINPNGRIPALKDPNRADHCVFETASIILYLEKHYDPKHIFSWSDNGDGVDKRSEVLSWMFFIHGGVGPMQGQANHFVRYAPEDIPYGKSRYVTETKRLYQVLDSRLKHHDWLVGDKYSIADINAYPWLQYYKWAGLKDEDVPQSVKDYIDRNWNRPAVREGMKVPNGNTDWVEKMRSNDFFEVHLKEANEKAALASKWIQDGMSKDRESKA; encoded by the exons ATGCAGCCACTCATCCTCTACACGGCGGGAACGCCCAACGGACAAAAGGTGTCCAACTTCACCGAGGAGCTCAAAGCAGTCTACCCCGACTTCAAGGTCGACTACCACAGCATTTCTCTGGGGAAAAACGAACAGAAGGAGGAATGGTTCCTCAAGATCAATCCGAACGGACGCATTCCCGCTCTCAAGGATCCCAACCGTGCCGATCACTGCGTTTTTGAGACTgcttcgatcatcttgTACTTGGAAAAACACTACGATCCCAAGCACATCTTCAGCTGGTCCGACAATGGCGATGGTGTGGATAAGAGGAGCGAGGTGCTCAGCTGGATGTTCTTTATCCATGGCGGCGTCG GGCCGATGCAAG GTCAAGCGAACCACTTTGTCCGCTACGCACCGGAAGACATCCCGTACGGCAAGTCGCGCTACGTTACGGAAACTAAACGTCTCTACCAAGTGCTCGACTCTCGACTCAAACACCATGACTGGCTCGTGGGAGACAAGTACTCGATTGCCGATATCAACGCGTACCCTTGGCTGCAGTACTATAAATGGGCTGG TCTCAAGGATGAAGATGTCCCCCAGAGCGTCAAGGACTACATCGACCGAAACTGGAACAGACCCGCCGTGCGCGAGGGAATGAAGGTCCCCAACGGTAACACGGATTGGGTCGAGAAAATGCGCAGCAACGACTTCTTCGAAGTGCACCTCAAAGAGGCCAACGAAAAGGCGGCGCTGGCAAGCAAGTGGATCCAGGATGGCATGAGCAAGGATCGCGAGAGCAAGGCTTGA
- a CDS encoding threonylcarbamoyladenylate synthase (related to translation initiation protein SUA5) translates to MSSSGPDTELAYPDCTFHTEVLPCESHSSVSFQEAGPSRYTANAEPYTKAKPVISSPVTRNSLDKAASHLRASQLVAFPSETVYGLGANALSQSAASKIYAAKKRPADNPLIVHVSDLEMLDTLLPQSYTMSQAYSDLIKAFWPGALTLLFPVDTQRPAVPTVVTCGHPSVAVRMPSHPIARALIAISGLPMAGPSANASGRPSPTTAGHVLRDLGGQLDAESSSADASQAPKGRLRYILDGGACQVGVESTVIDGITAADEVRVLRPGGVTVEQIASVLDKAGLANKVKLRVYGKDMERSVEQESNPTTPGMKYRHYSPTARVVLLLPANLFARAAQSSGSNNTSGSRSQPDSSSSTKVVETLLNVESNLSIAPRSFADIVRDQITNHLSSAQPRSTLHIGLMISCDSALSRLVTTASHATDAPTSDMHPHLLRPLALEQLENVRVHPFDLGPSGSAEVYAQRMFDGLRTLDEGPLHGADRCDLIFVEAMDDAGVGLAVMNRLKKAASATVVLDC, encoded by the coding sequence ATGTCGTCCTCCGGCCCGGATACAGAGCTGGCATACCCAGATTGCACGTTCCACACCGAAGTTCTACCCTGCGAATCACATTCGAGTGTGTCATTTCAGGAGGCTGGTCCTTCGCGCTACACCGCCAATGCGGAGCCATATACAAAAGCCAAACCTGTCATCTCTTCACCAGTCACCCGTAACAGTCTCGACAAGGCTGCATCACACCTTCGCGCCAGTCAACTCGTCGCATTCCCTTCAGAAACGGTCTATGGTCTCGGCGCAAACGCTCTGTCGCAGTCAGCAGCGTCCAAGATCTacgctgccaagaagcgtcCTGCGGACAATCCGCTCATCGTGCACGTTTCCGatctcgagatgctcgacacGTTGCTACCGCAGAGCTACACAATGAGCCAAGCTTACAGCGACTTGATCAAGGCTTTCTGGCCTGGAGCGTTGACGTTGCTGTTTCCGGTAGACACTCAACGGCCAGCCGTGCCCACAGTGGTCACGTGCGGACATCCGAGCGTAGCAGTGAGGATGCCGTCACATCCGATAGCACGTGCATTGATTGCGATTTCGGGTCTTCCCATGGCCGGACCAAGTGCAAACGCCTCGGGTCGACCGTCACCGACAACAGCGGGACATGTGTTGCGCGATTTGGGAGgtcagctcgacgccgaaTCATCTTCGGCCGATGCGAGTCAAGCACCTAAAGGAAGGTTGAGGTACATTTTAGATGGCGGAGCTTGCCAGGTGGGCGTCGAGAGTACAGTCATCGATGGCATAACGGCAGCCGACGAGGTTCGTGTACTTAGACCTGGCGGTGTAACGGTCGAACAGATTGCTTCggtgctcgacaaggccgGATTGGCGAACAAGGTCAAGCTCAGAGTGTACGGCAAGGACATGGAGCGAAGTGTTGAACAAGAGAGCAACCCGACCACTCCAGGTATGAAGTACAGACATTACAGCCCCACCGCTCGCGTTGTCCTGCTTCTTCCCGCCAACCTTTTTGCTCGAGCGGCCCAATCTTCTGGAAGCAACAACACTAGCGGCTCACGATCTCAACCAGAttcctcgtcatcaaccAAAGTCGTCGAGACGCTTCTCAACGTCGAGTCAAATCTCTCGATCGCGCCTCGATCCTTTGCGGATATTGTCCGAGATCAGATCACCAACCACCTCTCATCTGCACAACCCCGATCGACGCTTCACATTGGACTCATGATATCCTGCGACTCTGCCCTCTCCCGGCTCGTCACAACTGCTTCGCACGCCACCGACGCCCCGACATCCGATATGCACCCACACCTGCTTCGTCCGCTCGCACTGGAACAGCTTGAAAACGTTCGTGTGCATCCCTTCGATCTCGGCCCTAGTGGCTCAGCCGAGGTCTACGCTCAACGCATGTTTGACGGACTTCGAACGCTCGACGAGGGCCCATTGCATGGGGCTGACAGGTGCGACTTGATTTTTGTAGAGGCAATGGACGACGCTGGTGTAGGGTTGGCGGTGATGAACCGTTTGAAAAAGGCTGCTAGTGCAACAGTTGTTCTGGATTGCTAG
- a CDS encoding uncharacterized protein (related to ser/thr protein kinase): MAAATAAILPPATDFVNMDHRSADSHRMSPASFADASLANGRPLRSAKSVPSPSTPTSPFRLRGTPHSPSIPHRRVYNIDDESITSTSHSFASETRSSDASITPSQSASNVSAPASPRSYAHLALPLPPSSPGSPSRPLAHKKSAERRRKATRNQHLTNLEVASLSTPELHLASDPMLDTQEPSFLRKLVRGSRAHSNDAVSSAGSEGQTQASSHTDNASSRLGVSPGLAYSSFAAAMSAVDACEDSSQPDANPQVHCFRKKSTSTLRSADSEVSRASWSILNTSTDTLSPPKDINVRSSPTKSEPKSSAGTWFRRHRQQSDPSRKLNQNFDASGANSSTQVSVQRSQMSDATVGSGTTLLSQSNYTGLSSATTASFDLSELASPQAALESIRKARSFMIRELGRIAEPGDASDKPRISALVSQASLEVHDLHSEASSFWHSIADGVLLCLLANRLRPGSVDRIDRRDLEWVKSNNISRFLRAARDHLGLRSKDLFQTFDLTDSTVGGLLRVVHTLQATEKMARRSSKVTAARANAIKIEPRTTSMTPPTTPRAQDRKMLPVGNGDLECIENSSELFLNDDTPKRAVLSIQQNRREAERILIGKSDSSRYTSTSFDAKRRSIELGHPKPKGSSITFADSVKQNSYSADDDNRLPYRDRKLSESVISLTGVAEEPEDGVVTNDDSLPTAESFSTSSTPSVSMELSQVRRGSSESDKSTKSFAVKPPLLARSTSQKRISQELALGQLPRAVIGSTENLDDYLFISGSPTRHAPTRRHSARLYAGPSLLNPSRESLLNLGSQANGESDALASSRVPFPRGANDSPGARRMARHLSMNAGVSDTISTASGPSTAIATNGSSSSSKVSSRPHFRHMRYSSDLHLPSMSRPTSVGGRSPDPSVDERSYISTSRSRFDSEIGSIYTNTLGSLPTDESGSTTTRASRDATGPKHKIVVAEEGKPSVTYQLGNCIGRGQFGSVYRALNLNSGRMVAVKRIKLEGRTDEEINDLMGEVDLLKSLTHPSVVKYEGLVRGPDVVSIILEFVENGSLLHTLKAFGNFPEKLVASYVVKILEGLNYLHGQNVVHCDLKAANILTTKQGNVKLSDFGVSLNLKAVKKMGNKNDAIGTPNWMAPEVIELKGVTTAADIWSLGCTIIELLTGKPPYYDMLAMSAMFRIVEDDCPPIPEKCSDALRDLLMQCFNKDPAKRPSAEMLFEHEWMQQVWSGHKDLRELRPQDSVPFLRRISADARRLDPRIFEEDERAVQPAMERSTSSPAPTLQRPGLEALRANTSPAESLAAVATEMANGVSPTTSPAVHSNPLPSVDTSSKNQAQSPALTPANPTVFLPAGETSMLDLGLMAEEEAKPHAFVKSTFSKAVVCKICREPVKKHAVLCEECGLVCHARCAVHAPSPCNLRAQLLLFQQRASMDQTSPMSSAAQLAPVSPMLAGGAPNAAVPINFRFPFGMKRQSKSPTADSQPQLGLVASASSETEVRGSPSPPTGNGVTAAKPAKDQAAVRKRRISLIPGRQRSPSPPPAETPEAMRSPYGNGALHGTRRHSSMSYGSISGASSISSAGGILLGHSSSRGSSAQQHQAQQAHPHASTPVLPVEQLHARPSKERFRRRLSSGVVTSGARAEALSAKHTTKGGVSTGQVTPTPRSAIERQKSRRSSSKADCTIM, encoded by the coding sequence ATGGCCGCCGCAACAGCTGCCATCTTGCCACCGGCCACGGATTTCGTCAACATGGACCATCGCTCAGCAGACTCGCACCGCATGTCGCCAGCCTCATTTGCCGATGCCAGCTTGGCCAATGGCAGACCGCTGCGCTCGGCAAAGTCGGTTCCATCTCCATCAACCCCAACATCCCCTTTTCGCCTTCGCGGCACGCCGCACTCGCCTTCGAttcctcatcgtcgtgtTTACAATATCGATGACGAGTCAATAACGAGCACGTCCCACTCATTCGCCTCGGAAACTAGGTCGTCAGACGCTTCCATCACCCCCTCCCAGTCCGCTTCCAACGTCTCCGCTCCCGCGAGCCCCAGATCCTACGCTCACTTAGCCCTTCCTTTACCACCCTCAAGTCCAGGTTCGCCCAGTCGTCCACTAGCGCATAAGAAGTCGGCAGAACGCAGGAGGAAAGCTACTCGAAATCAGCATCTCACCAATCTCGAAGTAGCCTCGCTATCCACCCCCGAGCTGCATCTAGCGTCAGACCCCATGCTCGACACCCAAGAACCGTCGTTCTTGCGCAAGCTGGTACGCGGCTCGCGCGCCCACTCCAACGACGCAGTTTCTAGCGCAGGCAGCGAAGGACAGACACAAGCATCCTCGCACACTGATAATGCTTCCTCGCGCCTAGGCGTCTCACCCGGACTCGCCTACTCCAGCTTTGCTGCAGCCATGAGCGCCGTTGACGCGTGCGAAGACAGCTCACAACCCGACGCAAATCCTCAAGTCCACTGTTTCCGCAAAAAGAGTACCTCCACTCTTCGCAGTGCGGACTCGGAGGTATCAAGAGCATCCTGGTCCATTCTGAACACGAGCACCGACACTCTTAGCCCGCCAAAGGACATCAATGTGCGATCATCTCCGACCAAGTCTGAGCCCAAGTCGTCAGCAGGCACTTGGTTCCGACGCCATCGCCAGCAGAGCGACCCATCTCGAAAGCTCAACCAAAATTTCGACGCATCCGGAGCAAATTCCTCAACGCAAGTATCGGTCCAGCGTAGCCAGATGAGTGACGCGACAGTCGGATCTGGCACCACTTTGTTATCTCAGAGCAACTACACCGGCCTCTCCTCAGCCACCACAGCATCGTTTGACTTGTCTGAGCTAGCATCGCCACAAGCTGCGCTCGAAAGCATTCGGAAGGCCCGCTCCTTTATGATTCGCGAGCTCGGTCGTATCGCAGAGCCCGGAGACGCTTCCGACAAGCCGCGCATCTCTGCACTGGTTTCGCAGGCGAGCCTCGAAGTGCACGACTTACACAGCGAGGCATCGAGCTTTTGGCACAGCATCGCCGATGGAGTTCTGCTGTGCCTGCTCGCGAATCGGCTCCGACCCGGAAGTGTCGACCGCATCGACCGCAGAGACCTCGAATGGGTCAAGTCCAACAACATTTCCAGGTTCTTGAGAGCTGCACGCGACCATCTGGGCCTTCGTTCCAAGGACTTGTTTCAGACCTTTGATCTTACCGACAGCACCGTCGGCGGCCTTCTTCGCGTCGTCCACACGCTTCAAGCAACAGAAAAGATGGCTAGGCGCAGCTCCAAGGTGACAGCGGCTCGAGCGAACGCCATCAAAATTGAGCCCAGAACGACCTCGATGACTCCTCCCACTACGCCACGCGCGCAGGACCGAAAGATGCTCCCAGTCGGCAACGGCGATCTAGAGTGCATCGAGAATAGCTCGGAGCTCTTTCTGAATGATGACACGCCAAAGAGGGCCGTACTAAGCATCCAACAGAACAGACGCGAAGCAGAACGCATTCTCATAGGCAAGTCTGACTCTTCACGCTACACCTCCACGTCCTTCGATGCTAAGCGTCGCTccatcgagctcggccaCCCAAAGCCGAAAGGATCATCCATCACATTTGCCGACTCAGTCAAGCAGAACAGCTAcagcgccgacgacgataATCGTCTACCATATCGTGATCGCaagttgagcgagtcggtCATCAGCCTGACGGGTGTCGCTGAAGAGCCCGAAGATGGTGTGGTAACCAATGATGATTCTTTGCCCACCGCAGAATCATTCTCCACCTCTAGCACTCCATCCGTATCGATGGAGCTAAGCCAGGTCagaagaggaagcagcGAATCAGACAAATCCACCAAGAGCTTTGCCGTCAAGCCGCCGTTGCTGGCTCGCAGCACATCGCAGAAGCGTATCAGTCAGGAGCTGGCGCTCGGCCAGCTTCCTAGGGCGGTCATCGGATCGACCGAGAATCTCGACGATTATCTCTTTATCTCGGGAAGCCCCACCCGGCATGCTCCGACCCGACGTCATAGCGCTCGTCTCTACGCTGGTCCGTCGCTGCTCAATCCTTCGCGCGAATCCTTGCTCAACCTCGGCTCGCAGGCAAATGGCGAGTCAGACGCGTTAGCATCGTCCCGAGTTCCCTTCCCACGCGGCGCAAACGATTCTCCAGGTGCTCGCAGGATGGCGCGCCACCTCTCGATGAATGCAGGCGTCAGCGACACAATCTCGACGGCATCAGGTCCTTCGACCGCAATCGCCAccaacggcagcagcagctcgtccaaaGTCTCTTCTCGGCCACATTTCCGACACATGCGTTACTCGTCTGACTTGCATCTCCCTTCCATGAGTCGTCCTACTTCCGTCGGCGGACGTTCGCCAGATCCCTCGGTGGATGAGCGATCCTACATCTCGACATCACGCAGTCGCTTTGATTCCGAGATTGGCTCGATCTACACCAACACACTCGGCAGTCTACCTACGGATGAGAGTGGGTCAACGACTACCAGAGCTAGTCGCGACGCCACCGGTCCGAAGCACAAGATCGTAGTCGCCGAAGAGGGCAAACCGAGCGTTACATACCAATTGGGCAACTGCATCGGTCGCGGTCAATTTGGGTCCGTGTACCGCGCTTTGAATCTCAACTCGGGACGTATGGTCGCCGTCAAGaggatcaagctcgagggTCGTACCGACGAAGAGATCAATGATCTCATGGGCGAAGTTGATCTTCTCAAAAGCCTTACCCACCCGAGCGTGGTCAAGTATGAAGGCCTCGTGCGTGGACCTGACGTCGTTTCCATCATTCTCGAGTTCGTGGAGAATGGTTCGCTGCTTCACACGCTCAAGGCCTTCGGTAACTTTCCCGAAAAGCTTGTCGCAAGCTATGTAGTCAAGATCCTGGAGGGTCTCAACTACCTCCACGGCCAGAACGTCGTGCATTGCGACCTCAAAGCTGCCAACATCTTGACCACCAAACAAGGCAACGTCAAGCTTTCTGATTTCGGTGTTTCACTCAATCTGAAAGCGGTCAAGAAGATGGGCAACAAGAACGATGCGATCGGCACACCGAACTGGATGGCGCCCGAAGtcatcgagctcaaagGCGTCACCACAGCTGCCGATATTTGGTCGCTGGGTTgcaccatcatcgagctgctgacCGGCAAGCCTCCTTACTACGACATGCTTGCCATGTCGGCCATGTTCAGGATCGTCGAGGATGACTGCCCGCCCATTCCCGAAAAGTGCTCGGATGCGCTGCGTGATCTGCTGATGCAATGCTTCAACAAAGATCCGGCTAAGCGCCCAAGTGCCGAGATGCTCTTTGAGCACGAATGGATGCAACAGGTATGGTCGGGTCACAAGGATTTGCGGGAGCTGCGACCGCAGGACAGCGTTCCGTTTCTGCGTCGCATTAGCGCAGATGCTAGACGTCTCGACCCGCGCATTTTCGAAGAAGACGAACGCGCGGTGCAGCCTGCGATGGAGAGGTCGACGTCGTCCCCTGCACCTACTCTGCAACGTCCGGGGCTGGAAGCGCTGCGCGCCAACACCTCCCCTGCCGAGTCTTTGGCGGCTGTAGCCACCGAGATGGCCAATGGCGTCTCGCCCACGACCTCCCCCGCTGTTCATTCAAATCCGCTGCCTAGCGTCGACACCTCTTCGAAAAACCAAGCCCAGTCGCCCGCGTTGACGCCTGCGAATCCGACCGTGTTTTTGCCCGCGGGCGAaacgtcgatgctcgaTCTGGGTCTGATGGCTGAGGAAGAAGCCAAGCCGCACGCATTCGTCAAGAGCACGTTCAGCAAGGCGGTAGTGTGCAAGATCTGCCGCGAGCCGGTCAAGAAGCATGCGGTGCTGTGCGAAGAGTGCGGACTGGTATGTCACGCAAGGTGTGCCGTTCACGCACCTTCGCCTTGCAATCTGCGTGCTCAGCTGCTTCTGTTCCAGCAGAGGGCGTCTATGGACCAGACGAGCCCCATGtcgtcagcagcgcaaCTGGCGCCTGTGTCGCCCATGCTTGCTGGCGGCGCGCCCAACGCTGCGGTTCCGATCAACTTCCGCTTTCCTTTTGGCATGAAGCGTCAGTCCAAGTCTCCGACGGCGGATtcgcagccgcagctggGCTTGGTtgcatcggcgagctcCGAGACTGAGGTGAGGGGGTCGCCTTCGCCTCCCACCGGCAACGGCGTTACTGCAGCTAAGCCGGCCAAGGACCAAGCTGCTGTACGCAAGCGTCGCATCTCGTTGATTCCCGGTCGACAACGCTCGCCGTCGCCTCCGCCTGCGGAAACCCCCGAGGCGATGCGGAGCCCATACGGCAACGGAGCTCTGCACGGTACAAGGCGGCACAGCTCGATGAGCTACGGCAGCATCAGTGgcgccagcagcatctcgagcgctGGTGGCATCCTGCTGGGCCACTCGAGTTCTCGTGGCTCGtcggcgcagcagcaccaagcgcagcagGCGCATCCGCACGCTTCAACGCCGGTGCTACccgtcgagcagctgcacgctCGTCCTTCCAAGGAGCGCTtccgtcgtcgtctgaGCTCTGGCGTCGTCACGTCCGGCGCACGCGCTGAAGCGCTATCTGCCAAACACACCACCAAAGGCGGTGTGTCAACTGGCCAGGTGACGCCCACACCGCGGTCCGCAATCGAACGCCAAAAATCACGTCGCTCTTCGTCCAAGGCCGACTGCACCATCATGTGA
- a CDS encoding putative protein transport protein, with amino-acid sequence MTTVTSSSAGLSLSAERPKNIETQHEDMVHDAQLDFYGKRLATCSSDRTVKVFDIVNGTPSTTAETLHGHQGPVWQVAWAHPTFGDILASCSYDGKVVIWKDNGAGASIGASAPYGSQSAYGAPTSSAGGWTKIKEHTLHTASVNSISWAPHELGSILACASSDGNVSVLTFNNDGTWAVDLVAAHPVGCNAVSWAPAVVPGSLISAQSVGANAGAASNGEAKLVKRFASAGCDNTVKIWEFSQEANRFVEVEALQGHSDWVRDVAFAPNVGLPRSYLATASQDRTVLIWTQDSPTAAWSKTALNPISASAAAGAGSNKFPDTVWRVSWSVSGNVLAVSCGDGKITLWKENLKGAWECVSEMDS; translated from the coding sequence ATGACCACCGTCACATCGTCCTCTGCAGggctctcgctctctgcAGAACGACCAAAGAACATCGAGACTCAACACGAAGACATGGTGCACGATGCGCAACTCGACTTCTACGGCAAGCGTCTCGCGACGTGCTCTTCTGACCGCACCGTCAAGGTGTTTGATATTGTCAACGGCACTCCCTCCACCACTGCAGAGACGCTTCACGGTCACCAGGGACCCGTCTGGCAGGTTGCATGGGCACACCCAACTTTTGGTGATATTCTGGCCAGCTGTTCTTACGATGGAAAGGTGGTCATCTGGAAAGACAACGGCGCAGGTGCTTCGATCGGCGCTTCGGCTCCGTACGGCTCGCAATCCGCTTATGGAGCTCCTACATCTTCGGCTGGCGGCTGgaccaagatcaaggagCACACTTTGCACACTGCGTCGGTGAACTCGATTTCTTGGGCTCCTCACGAACTTGGCTCCATCCTTGCCTGCGCTTCCTCTGACGGCAACGTCTCGGTTCTCACTTTCAACAACGACGGGACCTGGGCGGTCGACTTGGTAGCTGCTCACCCTGTCGGCTGTAACGCAGTGTCCTGGGCTCCTGCTGTGGTTCCAGGCTCTTTGATTTCAGCACAGTCTGTAGGTGCTAACGCTGGTGCTGCATCCAACGGCGAGGcaaagctcgtcaagcgcTTCGCCTCGGCAGGCTGCGACAACACGGTCAAGATCTGGGAATTCAGCCAAGAGGCCAACCGCTTTGTCGAGGTAGAAGCGCTCCAGGGCCATTCGGACTGGGTGCGCGATGTAGCATTTGCTCCCAACGTCGGCTTGCCCCGCAGCTACCTCGCAACCGCTTCGCAGGACCGGACCGTCTTGATCTGGACCCAGGACTCGCCCACGGCAGCTTGGTCCAAGACCGCCTTGAATCCGATCTCggcctcagcagcagccggTGCTGGTAGCAACAAGTTCCCCGACACAGTCTGGAGAGTAAGCTGGAGTGTCAGCGGCAACGTGCTGGCGGTTAGCTGCGGTGACGGCAAGATTACCTTGTGGAAGGAGAACCTTAAGGGTGCCTGGGAATGCGTTAGCGAGatggattcgtga